The Periplaneta americana isolate PAMFEO1 chromosome 16, P.americana_PAMFEO1_priV1, whole genome shotgun sequence genome segment GTTACTCAAGATAATATAGACTGAATCTAAAGAAACAATTTGAGGCGTACAGTTCGAAAACCCTCTAAATCCACTTTTTCAGCAAAATTATGCTTTATATCTTCACAGTAAGGATTAATGCACTCTGTTGACTCATGGTGAAAAAGTTAATCTGAAAAATAGTTACTTTTTCAATATCCTCCAAATACCTCGTTAGTCATCTCAGAGTAAAAACAAAAGGAATAAaagcttctttttttttcacttcctaaaAAAATTGCTCAAATCAATTTAGAGGGTTTTAGAACTGCACGCCTCAATTGTTGAGCACAATATTCTCAATTATTAAGCAAGTATGCCTTATCCTTAATCTAAAGCAATGATTGTTGAGCGGGATATTCTGCACAGTTACACAAGCAGCGTTAAAATGAATCTAAATGGATAACTGCAAAGCAAGAAGATATTCTTCACTAATTCGTGCAAAACTGAACTATTTTTGAGCCTTTGATTACTTTATCTACCCAATTTAACATTTGAACCTACCATTATGTGTTTCGTCCCTAATCGTAGCGATTTCTTGTGGTAATTGTATTAGACATAATTATGAAAACTAATAGTTTGTTGGTTTGTTCTGCTTGGTTGTTGAACTGTATATTCTTCATTGGTGTAAAATTTAACTATTTTCGGTCCTTTAATTACTTATTCAATGTTGTTATTATAATCtacagcaggcctgcagaactgtaactcttgagagcgactgctttcctcccctcttttaccccacccaccttttctacctgtgcggtcacggcgttctagctacgctcggctgcatcaacattcattctcggggcggaagtcgatcatccccaacagaaatggagtgaggctgacgtcatagttcccctactttgcgagttctgcacgCCTGAGCTACAGTTATGTGCTCCGTTTCTAAACTTAGCAATTTGTTATGGTATATATACAATACATGAGGTCCAGCATGTTAGAAATTTATTAGGCTtcataaatgagccgttcagagcagaagtggtgaaagtcaaaattggataataaggtttaaagtaaaaattctgtaaaatacagcgcaaattagcaattaatatgtctttcttgctatctactgattactaatagtttaaataaatttaatattaattgctactttgcgctgtattttacagaatgtttactttaacacttATAACTAGGgccaggattttgatgaaattgcatcttttttctagtaaaccagaaacatagccgctttagtatttatatgttatgtgataaactgagtgttttaagacatatttgttagggcatttttttgcattttttagttcttacaactcataagagcattttttgttttattcgatgATTTCTGGGGtattttcgtttaattttggccacaaatccccattattaatgtaaaatattatttatttccttcgatattttctctacatattttgtccattaatacccattattttgtatattattttaatcgtttttctacacaaatattgtcattttaacacagtataccccatgtaatggatcagtccaaccaccccttcaatatagactcctctatacctgctagttccggataagagtggccttgtggtggactatatGGAACTacttcaggtaaaataattaattaaagtgtactacttagaaaaattatgtaaaattaaataaacttgaatgttggtactaaagtttaattcaattactagtctaaatattaggcCCAATATTCCTAATAAGCCAATtatataagatcaatttttagggcattttaagggcatttttgaaagatatttaggtcataaatgcattttagggcattttttcatGATTCATAGGTCATCAAAACCCTAGCCCtattcattactcatttttgacttacaccacttttgctctgaacgactcaaatGAAGGCTAACCCAATATTGTGCTAACTTTTTCAGTAAGAAATTCTTCAATGATGTAAACTAAACTCTTTTTCAACTTTCGTTTAGCTGTCCTTGCTCAATTTGACAGATAAGTCCCATGTTCCCTTCTTAAACCTAGTATTTTGCTAGAATCTTGACAGTGTAAGTCTTCCCTCAACTTTAGACATGCAATGTTGTGTTTGTTGCAGGGCGTGATCTCAGGGAGGGGGCTGCACTTCTCCCCGATGAGTAGTGTGGTGGACTCTTCTCTGGCGTGGTACTGCTACTACCCGCGGATAGCGTCCCTGCCCCATGTGAGGACGACCCCCACCAAGATGCGTGAGAAAGACTCCAGCCCTCGCAAGATGCTGCTCTCCTCCAGCGGACACAGCTCCCCCAAACAGGCGGCCGTCTACCCGCTCTCCATCCGAGTTCCCGAGGACGAGCCGCAGCACAACGCGGCGGACGAGATGCCCTTCGACTTCTCGAGGAACACCCGGTCGGCGGGGCCCCACATGTCGCCTGCAGGCAGGCCGCCCGCCGGACCCGTGGACGATCAGCCCCTGGACCTGCGGGTCGAGCACAAGAAGCTGTCCCTCGTCATGGTGCGCAGGAGGATAGAGGACGAGAATCAAAACCTTATCCTGCGTTCGCCGTCGCCAAACAATCCGTATTCTCCGCCCTTGGAGAAGGAAGCTCAGCAGCAGCAGAGAAGGGACGCCGACAAAGAGGAGGAGCTGCGGCACCCGAGCCCTGCGTCGCCGGCCAACAGCCTGAAGCCCTCCTCGCCCATCATCTCGCCCTACCCGGTGCTCTTCTCTCACCAACCGCTGCATCCCATCATGCTGGAGGCAATGTACAAGGCCGGCAAGGACGGTCCTCGGTTACCAATGTCTTACCCGGTGAGTCCTCCGGGATACCCGCAGCCACCAAGACCTTACCCGTTCCTGAACCCAAGCTTGCTCAACGGTCACCAGTCATCTCCTTCGGGAGTTCCTGCACCACCTCCTCCCTTCGACATGTTGAGGTCGCACCACCAACACCCCGCTCTGCAGCACGCGCACCAGAAGCAGTACCACCACCAGGACCCTCAGTCCAACGGCAGCGGACCGACTGCCGGCGGCGGAGGAAAACTCAAGGACCGCTACGCTTGCAAGTTCTGCGGCAAGGTGTTCCCCAGGTCTGCCAACCTGACGCGCCACCTGCGCACGCACACCGGGGAGCAGCCCTACAAGTGCAAGTACTGCGAGAGGTCCTTCAGCATCTCGTCCAACCTGCAGCGCCACGTGCGCAACATCCACAACAAGGAGAAGCCCTTCAAGTGCCCGCTGTGCGAGCGCTGCTTCGGGCAGCAGACGAACCTGGACCGGCACCTCAAGAAGCACGAGGCGGACGGGCCAACCATCCTGGACGACCACGCGGGCGGCAGGAGCCCGTCCGTGCCCCGGCAGGGCGTCAGGACGGCGCTGTCCTTGGCCCAGAGCGTCGTCGGGGACGAGTCCTACTTCGAAGAAATCCGTTCCTTCATGGGCAAAGTAACGACAGACGGACGCATGATCGGTTCCTTGAATCACCAACGGACGTCTATTCCTACACCCAGTTACCATCTAAACCATCTCCCGCACCGGGGCATGGGCTCGGAGCCCCGGAGGTGCATCTCCCCACCGGCAGCGGAGAATCAGAATAGAGACGTCCGCGATGACAGGAAGAGGGGCAGGTCTTTTTCTAGTGACAAAGACAATTTCTCTTCTagatcgtcgtcgtcgtccttgggCTCGTCTTTAGCGGGGTCGTCCCTGTCTCCTCCGCGCACCTCCTCACCACCTGCGCCTCCTCCGCCCGCCAAGGAGGACCCCGAGCTCTCGCCGACGCCGGAGGAAGCGGATGCCCCGTCCAGCCCGGAGGAAGCGCGGTCCACGCCCCCCTCCTCGCCCCCCAACAACACCTGAGGAACACTTTCCATTTCAACTTTCGCGTGTCTCTCGCTTTGATTCCTTCTTGGTTAGCACTTTGAAGAAATCGAGATCACGCCCGAGGCGGCGACGTGGCAGGGCGTGGCGAAAGTGTAACGAGGAGCTTCTGGTGTCACCAACACATGTGATGCTGCCGACCAGGAAGAGACGGAGTTCAGTTACCAAAAGAGCACGGCCATCTGCAGCTACTATGACGAGTTAATGCAGATTGACGAGCGGGGTGCCTATGTTTTACTTCTATTATAGCATTAGAGCAATAAATATTTCAACTAGTAAAAGAGTTATCAATTGGTCTTAAGTttaaattacgaaaaaaaaatgtatattccaTGAGTCAGAAAGTGCAGAACAACTGTTCGTACACCTCACATCTTTCACGATGTTAACCTCTGAAAAGCCTTTAAGCTCATTGAATAGAAATCAAAATGCCACGTAATGCTATGAAAATGATTCTGTCCTCCGTGAAATTATAATCTTCATAATAAGTACGATAATTGGGAATTCCTAGATCGAAGTAATCGACCTGAATCTACTGCTATCGACTGGCGCAATGGTAAGTGATTTCAGTTGAGTATTTCAGTTGATCTGAATAGAAAACTCATCGAAAGAACAACCTTTCATGCCGCTAGAAATTAAATAAGTTTTTCGTTGGTAATCGATTCCTTGTTTCGAGGAATTCCCTGTAGAATACTACTGAATTATTATGTTGATGAAGGAGAACTCAGCTCCCTTAACTCGCGAGCTGAAGTATCTGTTCTGTTGATAACGGTTCGACTAGTCATTATCAGTCACAAGGCACAACGGTCCGTCTTTCTCTTTCTGTTGTTATTTATTGTG includes the following:
- the LOC138716500 gene encoding transcription factor hamlet-like; translated protein: MSSVVDSSLAWYCYYPRIASLPHVRTTPTKMREKDSSPRKMLLSSSGHSSPKQAAVYPLSIRVPEDEPQHNAADEMPFDFSRNTRSAGPHMSPAGRPPAGPVDDQPLDLRVEHKKLSLVMVRRRIEDENQNLILRSPSPNNPYSPPLEKEAQQQQRRDADKEEELRHPSPASPANSLKPSSPIISPYPVLFSHQPLHPIMLEAMYKAGKDGPRLPMSYPVSPPGYPQPPRPYPFLNPSLLNGHQSSPSGVPAPPPPFDMLRSHHQHPALQHAHQKQYHHQDPQSNGSGPTAGGGGKLKDRYACKFCGKVFPRSANLTRHLRTHTGEQPYKCKYCERSFSISSNLQRHVRNIHNKEKPFKCPLCERCFGQQTNLDRHLKKHEADGPTILDDHAGGRSPSVPRQGVRTALSLAQSVVGDESYFEEIRSFMGKVTTDGRMIGSLNHQRTSIPTPSYHLNHLPHRGMGSEPRRCISPPAAENQNRDVRDDRKRGRSFSSDKDNFSSRSSSSSLGSSLAGSSLSPPRTSSPPAPPPPAKEDPELSPTPEEADAPSSPEEARSTPPSSPPNNT